From the candidate division KSB1 bacterium genome, the window CAAGCAGATTAACCGTCTCTTCGAAAATATTTTCTCCAGCAAAAAGGATTCTTTGAATAGAATTCCAATAATAAATTTCATGCTTCATCGCGATGTTTTAGATATTTGGGCGGGTTTAGATTTTCGGATTCGCTGGATCTGAAAGCGCGTCGGTCATGTAAATTTCAAGATTTATCCGAATCGACTGTGCGCTGACGATGCGCTTGGATACCGGCTGAAATGACCAATCAAAATAGATTTCGTTTCTCTAAATTTCTATAATATGGTTCGAGCTCAGCAATTTAATGAGCCGTGGGGCAATTGCTGGACGAACCAAAATCCCAAAAATAACAGTTATCAGCTTCTAACCCAACGAGTGTTCCTGATAAAACGCTCGGTCGCTCTAGAAAACTGTGTGGACTGGAGCGTATCCGATATCTATTTTACAGAATTCGATTTGGCCGACCTATACTTCAGCATATATGATTTATTTTCGCACAAAAAATCAATAAGTCTGAAATTGAGCTCTTTTGTAAATCGTAAAACATGTTTTGGAATTTAACTGGCAGGTCTTTATGGTTGGACACGATTACGTTTTGAAATTAGGCAACTATGAACTCGAATGTCAATCTGCTATTGAACAATTAAGAGAGCAACGGATTATTGAACGCATCTGGGAGTTAGATTATACGGTCTGGAAGTCTCAATCTGACGAGATCGTCAATCGTTTGGGATGGTTACAAGCGCCATCTTACACAAAGAGTCACATTCCAAGTATTGAGTCTTTTATAGCTGAACTGCGAAATGAAGGGATGACTCATGGATTATTGTTGGGAATGGGTGGATCGAGTTTGGCTCCCGAGGTATTTCGGTCCGTGTTTGGAGTGAAACCGGGATATTTAGACCTGGCCGTGCTGGATAGTACGGTTCCAGATGTGGTGCTGACATATGCTCGCCGGCTCGATCCAAAGCGAACGTTAGTGATCGCCTCAACTAAGTCTGGGGGAACGGTAGAGACTATTTCGTTTACCAAATATTTTTATGCTTGGCTTCAGGATGCGCTGGGTGATGAGAAGGCAGGGCAGCATTTTATTGCAATAACTGACCCGGGAAGTGGTTTAGAAACCCTTGCTAGAGAATGGCAGTTCCGAAAGATATTTCTCAATGATCCCAATATCGGCGGGAGGTTCTCCGCATTATCGCTATTTGGGATGGTGCCCGCTGCCTTGATCGGCGTTGACATTGAAGGATTTTTAAAGCGCGCTGATCGCATGGCGCAGCGTTGTCAGCAACATGCCGAGAGCAATCCTGGGGCAATTTTGGGTGCTGTGATCGGGAAATTAGCACAACTTGGTCGAGATAAGCTTACCTTTCTATTATCACCAGAGCTAATTCCATTAGGCGGCTGGATCGAACAATTGATCGCCGAAAGCACTGGAAAGGAAGGGAGAGGGATTGTTCCGATCATTGGCGAAGCTGAACTTGATCCAACAGACTATGCTCCAGATCGGCTGTTTGTTTTAATCCAATTGGCTGGGGAGAATGGCCACACTCACCGAGTGAACGCTCTTGTCGAGGCTGGGCATCCAGTCATAGAAATTACGTTGGACCGCTGTGAAGATCTTGCAGGTGAACTGTTTCGCTGGGAAATGGCGACCGCTATAGCTTGCTATTTTTTGGAGGTGAATCCTTTCGATCAGCCCAACGTGGAGTCCTCCAAGGTGGCCGCGCGACAGATGATTGCCAGTTATAGACAGAGCGGCAGGTTGCCAGAAATGGAGCCCACGGCTATTGTCGATGGCATCAAAATTTGGAGCGATGCCTCTGCTAAAAACATCAGCGATGCCATCAAACGGCTAATGGATCACGCGCAACGCGGGGAGAATGGTCTTAGTAGGAGCTATGTGGCAATTCAATCGTTTATGGCACCTTCCTCGGAAATGGACGCTTCCTTGCACAAGCTCAGAACGGCGATCCAACAAAGTTATCGACTCGCGACCACAGTTGGGTATGGCCCACGGTTTTTGCATTCAACTGGACAGCTTCACAAGGGAGATGCAGGAAACGGGCTATTTATTCAAATAACCGCTCCTTTTGCTGAGGACACATTGATCCCTGAGCCCTCAGAACCTGCTTCGTCCCATATTAGCTTCGGAACATTAGCATTGGCCCAGGCGCTTGGCGATTTCCACGCCTTGCGCGCAGCGAACCGAAACATTGTTCGGTTCCATTTGAGTAACGATGTGATCGGAGGAATAAAAAAAATTATCGAATCAATTCGAAAGCTAAATAAAAAAGCCCTATGATTTGGATAGCTATTCGTCATGGTCGATCCTTATAGCTAATTCCAGATTAGATTTTTGCTGGAGAAACGATCCTATTAAGCCAGATACCAAATGAGTGCCACAGAACAGGATCTGGTCGAATTGTCACAAGATCATATGAGGTCATTGGCTTAAACGATTTATTCCATAAGATGGGTATTGCCCAAATTGGTAACAGAAAGCTTTTCAAAAAAGTAAGATCGATTTGTGGATAGATGAGATATAGGAAAAATAGGATGAGATGATCAATCGAGATAAATATAAAAAACAAGCGGCGCAAAAAGCGGTGCAATTAATTGAAAGTGGAATGATTATCGGGTTGGGATCGGGGAGCACCGCATGGTTTGTCCTGGCAGAAATTGGACGATTGCTGCGAGAGGGAACGCTCGAGGGGATCGTTGGTGTTCCCAGCTCGAAAATGACTGAACAAAGTGCTCGCGAATTTGGCATTCCATTGGGTTCTTTGAATGAATTTCCGGAGCTTGACCTGACCATAGATGGAGCGGATGAGGTGGATCCCCAGCTAAATCTCATTAAAGGAGGCGGTGGAGCGCTCTTGCGCGAAAAAATTTTAGCGGAGCATTGTCGTCGATTGATTATCGCGGTTGATGAAAGCAAGCTATCCCCAATTCTGGGCATGAAACATCCGGTACCAGTTGAGGTGATCCCGTTTGGCTATCAGCCGGTCTTGAATTTTCTCTCAACGCTTGCTGCCGAAGCGAAGCTTCGACTCGATCAAACCCATCAGCCAGTTTTAACGGATCAAGGAAATTACATCATCGATTGCAAATTTGCAGGACTCTCTGAGCCAGAAAAATTGGCGGCGAAACTGAGCAGTAAAGCCGGTATCGTCGAGCATGGCCTGTTCATCAACTTGGCAAGTGATGTGATCGTGGCCGGAAAACATGGAATTCAGCATCTGGTAGCGATGCACAAAAATAGAAACGATCAATCCTGAAAATCGGTTGTTTTGTTATATCCAGCGTAGTGCTCTTTTTTTGGAGCAGGCGTCTTTTAAAATAACCAAATCATTATTACCAATTCAAATTGTAACAGGGAGTTGAATAGCAGATATGGAAAAAGTGGAAAACTTTGTCATGGTGATCTTTGGGGCATCAGGCGAGCTGACCAAACGGAAGCTCATCCCATCATTGTTTGAGCTGTACCGTAAAAATAAGTTGCCTGTCAATTTTGCCATCCTTGGTGTGGGGAGATCGGATTATGATGACGAATCGTTTCGGGAGAAGGTGAATATCAACGTGAAACTGTTTGCGAAGAGCAAACCAGTGAACCCAAAATTGTTGCGTGATTTCTTGGGCAAAGTGTTCTATGAAGAGCTCGACCCCACCAATTCAGAGGCATACGAGCAATTGAAGACGCGACTTGGTGAATTGGATCAATTGGTGGAAGCAAACGGAAATATGATTTATTATCTGGCAATCCCATCTTCCATCTATGCAACAGTGGTTACGAATTTGGGGGTTCACGGACTCCACCAGTCGAGCGATCATAGGGGATGGAAGCGAATTGTGTTGGAAAAGCCATTATGCAGCGACCTGGCAGGCGCATGTTCGTTGAACGCGCAATTGCATGAGTATTTTCAGGAGCAGCAAATTTTCCGAATGGATCATCTCTTTGCCAAAGAGGGGTTGCAAAACATCATCGCATTTCGCTTGGCCAATTCGATGTTCGAGCCACTGTGGAACCGCAACTACATCCAGCGGGTAGAAATCACAGCGGCCGAAAGCGTCGGTGTTGAGGATCGACCAGAATATTACGATGCCAACGGCGCTTTGCGCGATATGGTCCAAACGCATCTATTGCCATTGATGTCTTTATTTGCAATGGATCCGCCGTCGCGATTCGAAGCCGAGACCATTCGGAATGAGAAGATCAAAGTGTTTCATTCGCTGGTACCGATCCTCCAAGAAAATGTGAGCAAGCAGGTGGTTCGCGGTCAATATCTGGAGTCCATCATTCGAGGCGAGAAGATCGCTGCCTATCGCAAGGAGAAAAAAGTCGATAAGGACTCAAGAACTGAAACCTACGTCGCCATGAAATTTTTCATCGATAATTGGCGTTGGGGAGGCGTTCCATTTTATATCCGCACCGGTAAGCGCTTACCGACCAAGATCACTGAAGTAGCCTTCTATTTTAAAAAATCGCCCCATTCTCTATTCACCCGTGAATTTCCCACACGATATAATGACAACCAATTGGTGTTTCGGATTCAACCCGATGAAGGGATCTGGTTTAAATTTGGGATGAAAATGCCCAGTGGTGGCTTTAACATTAAATCGGTGAACGTCGATTTTCATTATAAAGACCTTGGTGAGATAGAATTCCCTGAACCGTATGAACAAATGTTATTGGATTGCATTCAGGGGGATTTAATGATGTTCACCCGCTCCGATGTCATGGAGGCGTGTTGGGCGTTTCTAAATCCGATTTTAACAGCTTGGCATGAAAACCCTGAGATTAAGCTCTATGGCTATGTGGCTGGGAGTTGGGGACCGAAGGAGGCAGCCAATTTGCTCGAACCAGGTGAAGAATGGCGTTATCTCAGTAAAGAACTCGTCAATGGGGTGGAATCTGTTGAGCTATAGCTTTCTTGCTTAAACAACTCTGGACTTCTGCAAAATGTAGGAATCCATCAGTCAGACGCGTTGTTTGGCAGGCGAAAATCTGATGAAGCCGGTGATTCTGTGAGACGTGAGGGATGAAGATTCCTCACTCCGCTCCTATTAATATGATCGCAAATTTTCTATTTGCAGAAGCCACTGAGCAATCGAAAATTGGTCCTCTTTTAGCCGTCTCCGATTGACCGATGATTTTGCTTCCCAGAATTGGAGATAATAGCCTGCTGTTTGTTGATTTTGAGGAAAAATATGATAGCGCTTGCTGTCTGGTGATCATTGAAGATATTACCTCAGTGCCAAGGTCAGTTGTCCCATTTTTTGGGACGCAAAAAAGCGAGTAAAGCACAATCGATATGATTATCCTGCCTCATTCAGCATGAGGAGTTCGATCGAATAATTTATTTATGGCAGTGATTAAGCATGACATTTCCGTTGAAACGAAAAGAAAAATTTGACAAGCATAGCCTTCGTGGTTTAATTTACATGACAGTATCCACCTTTGGCATCCTTTATGAACTGGTCTATTCGAAACAAGTCAGGATCCTATTGATCGTCGGTTACAGCGTGGTCTTTGTCTTCGGCATCTTATATATTTTGTATATCAAACCCTACGAGCAGCATGACAAATCCCATGGCAGATAGATTCCAGCATTGCTTCGCGCAGGTTCATCCAAAAGCGAAGAGACAAATTTCAATTTAGCATCGCACACGCAATTGCTCTCATGCAAAAACGGCAGCAGGAAGTGAATGACACACTATGGCCCCTGGGCCAAATTCATTGCAAAGATCTAAATGATTTTTTGATTCGGAGAATCATTAGCGGATAGGAGTTCGAGTTGCCCCTATAATTTTTCGATAAAGACTTAGATGCAGCGATGTTATCAAATGCGTAGTTCTATTGAAAGTCTTTTCTTAGAAAATAGGTCAAGCAAGTTCGTCACTAAGCAAAAATCTCTGACATCCTTCTAATTAACGGGCATGGGGCAAGTCTCATACAGCTTTCCTCAGCAGCTACTTGGGAAAATGAAAGCTTTCGACTCGGTAAATATCGTCTCGTTTTTCATATTGGAAGAAGTTTTAATGTTGCTTGAACCATTCATCATAATAGAGAGATTTTAAATAATGATTATTCTTCTTCACTGCGGCAGGCTTTGGTTCACGATTCGAGGTTGCATCTCAAGAATCATTGCAATTCCATGAATTGGGGATCAAATGATTATCAGAAGCATCAAGCTGAAAAATTACCGACGATTTCGAGAACTCGAGCTTGAGTTGCCCGAGAACCTTATTGGGATCGTGGGCAATAATGGAGCCGGAAAGACCACCATTGTAGAAGCGATTGGCTGGTGTCTCTATGGCAATCGCATCCGTCGCACCGACAAACAAGACGTTCGTTCGCAATGCTGTGGTGCTGGCGAAACTTGCTCGGTGGAATTGATTTTTACCTGCGGTGATCATGAATATCGGATTGTTCGACAGCTCAAGGGCAGAGCTGCCAATGTGGAAGCGGCACTATATCTTAATGCAGATCGAGAGCCCATTGCTGTGCAGGAACGGGGAGTGAACGATTATGTTGAACAGCTATTAAATCTCGATTACCGATCGTTTTTTATATCTGTATTTGCGCGGCAGAAGGATTTAGCTGCAATTTCTACCCTGCAACCAGAAGATCGTCGCAAAAGCATTGCTCGGTTAATTAATATCGAAACGATCGATCGGGCAAGAAATGACATCAGGACGGATCGGTCCACAAAGGAAGCGCGACTGGCTGGAATTACCTCCAGCTTAAAAGATGAGTCAGAGTTGAAAGAGCAGGAGAAACAGCTCAAATTGAAATTGGACGCAGTCGTTCAATCTCGGGAGGAGTTGAATCAGAAGCTTCTGCACCTTCAAGAGCAAATGGACGGGTTGAAGCAGGAATTTGAAGCGCAGAACCAGATTCGGGATCAATATCAATCGATACAGGCTCGCATTGAAAAATGGAAATCTCGGCAAGCTGATTTCGAATCGCGTTTACGTCGAACCCAGCAGAATATAGAAGCGATTCAAAAGGCAAAACAGGAACTGGAATTTCTAAGGCCGCAGCTTGCCGATTATAATAAAATTCAGCGCGAAAAAGAACGTCTCGATAAGGAGAGCGTCAAATACTTTCAGCTCAAGGCCAAGGAGGAAGAACTGCAGCGGTTGGCCCAGCGCATTACTAAAGAGCAAGTTGCATTGACTCGACTCGATGAAGAATTAAAAGCGTTGGCGGGAATTGATCAGAAGGTGATTGACCAGAATAATGAGATTGCCAGACTCGAGACAGAACGAGAGAATTTGCGCAAGCAGCTATCCTCTGTGGAGGGACAAAAACTAAAAGTCAGGGAAAAAGGGGTTGAAATAAAGGAAAAACGAACGAAGATCGAAAGCCTTGGCCCAGAGAGCCCGTGTCCAGTGTGCACCCGACCCTTACATGACCACTATGATCAGGTCCTCGCTCAATTCGACGCAGATTTGAATCGGTTACGTCAAGAGTTTCTGGCGTTGAGCGAGGATGAAAAAAAGTTAAATCAAGCGGTTGCTGAAATCAGTGAGAAGCTCAAACAGACAAATCAATTTCGAGACGGCCTGTTGCAGGCGCAGGAACAATTTCGAGAACGAGATAAACAGCGCAACCAAACCAAAGAACGGCTGGAAGATTTATTGCGAAGCCAAAAGCAACTGAAGGGAGAGGTCGCGGAAATTGGGAAGGTTGAATATAATGAAGCTGATCATCAGGAGTTAAAAAAGAAATTAAAGCTTTTGACCGAACTGCGCGATCAGGCATTGAAGTTTGAGGAACAATTGAAGCGGCTCCCTGACGAGCAGCAGGAATTACAACAAATCACCGCTACGTTGAAGGATTTAGCAGCCGAAATCGCTCAGGAACACGAGCGGTTGTTTGCGCTAAATTTTGATGAAGCCAAATACCTTTCCCTGAAGCAACAAGTCGAAAAACAACAGCGACTAATAGACCAGGTACGCGAACAAATCCATGAAACCGAGCAGGAAATTGTTCGAATTCAAAAGGACAATGATTATGTAAAAAATGAATTAAATACTATCCGCAGGCTTCAGCAAGAGATCGATCAATTGAAGCAAGAAATTGTGGATTTAAAATTGTTGGATCATCATTTGGGGGTGTTTCGTCAGGAACTCAGCGGACGCATTCGGCCGCTCATTGCCAATCGAGCCTCTGAGCTATTGCATCTCACGACTCAAGGCCGCTATTCGGTTTTAGAGTTGGATGACGACTACAATATCTATTTATATGATCAAGCCAACCGCTTTCCACTTGCGCGCTTCTCAGGAGGTGAACAGGATTTAGCTAATCTCTGCCTTAGAATTGCCATTAGCCAGGTTGTAGCAGAACGTTCTGGCCGATCGCAGATCAATTTCATCGTCCTTGACGAGATTTTCGGATCCCAGGACGAGCAACGAAAGGATCTGATCCTCAATGCACTGCAACACCTCTCGTCTCAATTCCGACAAATCTTTATCATTTCCCATGTGGAGGGGATAAAAGATGCTCTGCCAGTCATCATTTCCGTCGAAGAAAAATCGCTCGACGAAAGCGTGGCAAAGCTACTATAATAAATTCATAAAATGGATAATTGCTGGAAGCGCAATCTAAAAATTAGGGAGTGGTTGTGACTGAATAAAGCCGTGGGGTTGCAGATCTATGGGACAAAAGAATGATAATATCAAGCCCTCTGATAAGCCAGAAGAATTGGATGAAGCACTTCCAGAGTCTATCGAGGTGACAGATGTGTTGGATCTCCATGGCTTTTTTCCAGAGCAAGTGCCAGAAATCGTTATCGATTTCATTCAGAATGCATTGGAGTTGCAACTTTATCGTCTTCGGATCATCCACGGGAAAGGGAAAAGCCGCTTAAAGTGGGAGGTCTATCAAATCTTGAAACAACACCCGCAAGTTGCATGGTTCGGGGATGCACCACCCGAGATCGGCGGTTGGGGGGCGACGATTGTTGAACTAAAACCACCATCTGCTAAATAAACGGTGCAACTCGATTCAACTGTACCGATCCAATTCATTCCATTTCACCTTTAGGTCACTCAGCGGTAGCAAACCGTTTCATCCTCATTCTTCTATCAGAAATATTTTCAAACCACTGTTCGATTAATATTATTTATTTGTTTGAGCACTCTACCGGAATAGAGTTTGCTTTCCAAATCGACATTCATTTTTCGGGATTCAATTGCTGTTCGAAACGAAAAGCGAAGAGGTAGGTGCGATGTGCATGATATTGGATCATGAACTGCTAACAGTGAAGCAAGCACAGCGGTTATTAAATGTCGATCGATGCACTATAAATGAGCTGATCTCATCAGGAAAATTGAGGACAATTCGAACTGGATCTCAATTAAAAGTTGAAGGCAAAAGCGTAAATGAATTGCTCTCTGCAACTGATCGTTTCGATCGGTCATTCCAGCATGGGGAGGGTCCCATTTTGCTTCAGAAGGTATCCCCGCAGGAGCTGGCAATGATTTCCGATTGGACCTGATGCTTCCGATATTAAAAAATTGATGATCCCATTGTCTATGAAGATATTGCGTTCGTCCTGAAAAGTTAAAAAGACCACATAAGGGACACAGAGATTTTTTAAGCGCTCAGAAAGAACAATCCAATTACAAAATTGGAGATTCGATTTCTGGCATTACAAAAAATAGACCTGAAGCTTCCCTCAGCGATGAATCTCATCAATATCATTAGTCTGATTGTTTTAAAGCTGCTTTTTGAGTCCTAAACAAAATTCGACAAATCCAAAGTTCAGTCCAACCGCTTCGGCTAAACTAAGATAGCCACTTCCGCATGCGCATCTGAATGTTTTGTTTGCTATGGAGTTGGTTGGGCTTTGCCAAGCAATGTTTGAACCCAATGAATTTGGACCTTCCAAGCCCGATTCTCAGAAATTATCATTACGATTTTTTCAATCTGGATTTTGGAGCTGGAATCAAATAGATTTGCAATTGTTAGGATTCAGCCTTGAAGGATCGCATACATGGTTAAGGGATAATCGAAAAAGTCCCTTTGTTGAAAGTGGCGCAAAGAGAGCGATGGGATATTAATCCTATCCAGCACCCGTTTTTGGCGCTAAACTGACCGAAAGAATGGGTAAAGATTGTCATTGTGACCATCCGCCGATTGGCCGTCATCGTCAACTTCAATTTAAGCTCGAAATTTGCTAAAACCGTTGAAACGGTCATCGAAAGCGATACGAGTTTTTCATCCACGCCCGAGTTATTCGACCGTTTATGACCAATAAATCAAAGCTGCAGAGCGCTTTAGCGGTCTCTGAAGAGAAAATATCCGATATGGCCGCAAATAGCCAGTCGGCGGATCGGTCAGAATGACATTTTTCTTTTCATTTGACCCGTGTATCTGAGTGGACGGAATTATGTTTTGGAAAAAGCGTCCAATAAAGAGCGCTTTTAACTCGGAATAATTTCCTTCTCTTCCAAATATTGGATCACGACGTTGGCGCATTCTTCCACAGTCATTTTGCTCGTGTCCAGATGAAGCTCTGGATGTTCTGGAGGTTCATAGGGTGCCGAAATTCCTGTGAATTCTGGAATCTGGCCAGCGCGAGCTTTTTTATACAAACCTTTGGGATCCCGTTCCTCTAAAACGCTGAGCGGTGCATCGACAAAGACCTCAATGAAGCGTCCTGGTTCGTGCAATTTCCGCGCCTTATCGCGATCAGCTCGATAGGGGGAAATAAAAGCTGTCATGGTGATAATACCCGCATCAGCGAACAATTTGCCAACTTCGCCAATCCTTCGAATATTTTCTTCCCGATCTTCTGGAGAAAATCCCAGATTTTTGTTCAAACCGTGGCGAATATTATCACCGTCCAAAACATAGGTCAAAATACCTCGGTCATATAATTTTTCTTCCACCGTGTGGGCGATCGTTGATTTGCCAGAGGCGGAAAGGCCCGTAAACCAGATCACTACGCCCTTTTGTTTTAACAATTTCTCGCGATCTTCCCTGGTTACCATGCTGTGATGCCAGGTGATATTTGTTGCTTTTTGTTCCGTCATTAACTATTCCCTTCGATTTTCAGACCATGTTTTCTATTCGATTTATTCAGCTATTCATTATAGTCAACTAATGTCCATTGATACTTCTATAATATTCCATTAAAATATTGATCACTTCGGGCCGACTGAATTCTTTAGCCGGGCGTTGGCCGCTGGCCAACATTTCCCGCAATTTTGTCCCGCTAATTAGCAAACGATCTCCTGGCGTGTGCGGACAGGTCTTCATCGAGGCCATGCCTTCACACTTATAGCACCAAAAGGTCCAATCAATATTGAGCGGCTTGATAGCTAATTTGCCATCATCAATCTCCTGGAAAATTTTTTGTGCATCGAACGGCCCATAATACTTGCCCACGCCCGCATGATCGCGTCCGATAATCAGATGGCTACAGCCGAAATTTTGGCGGAAAATAGCATGAAGCACGGCTTCGCGAGGACCAGCGTAGCGCATTTCCATTGGATAAACCTTGCAAATCACGCGTTCTCGCGGGTAGTAATTTTCAAGGAGAACCTCATAACACTTCATCCGAACGTCGGCTGGGATGTCGTCGTCTTTCAATTTGCCCACGAGAGGATGAATTAAGATGCCATCACTTACTTCAAGGGCGATTTTTGTGACATATTCATGAGAGCGATGAATGGGGTTTCGGGTTTGAAAGGCGGCAACTTTTTCCCAACCTAATTGCGCAAAAATTGCGCGCGTCTCAGCCGGGCGCGCATAATAACTACCGAAGCGCTCGGGATATCCGCCTTCGCTCAGCACTTTCACTGGGCCAGCCAAATACACTTCAGGCTGAGCATAAATTTTTGCTACACCCGGATGCGCAGCATCCGTTGTGCGGAACACCTGGCTGGCTTCGAATTCCTTGTCATAACCGTATTTCTCTTCAACCCTCATGATTCCCATTAGCTCGCTCGATTCATCATCAACCAGAGCAATCTCTTCATTGACCTTAATAGCGTCAGCCTGTGCTTTAGTGACCGCAAGTGTAATTGGAATGGGCCATAAAATACCATTTGCCAATTGCATCGATTTGACGACACTCACATAATCGTCATGTCTGATAAAGCCGTCCAGGGGACTGAACGCCCCAATCCCAAGCATGATCAAGTCCGAAGTTTCTCGTGAGCTCATGCGAACCTGCTGAAGCGATCTTGCTCGGTGAGATTCTTCAGCTTTTTGTTCTGAGCTCACCAGTAGGGGTTTTAATTTACCGCCATGGGGCGGCACTAAGTTGTTCATTTCATAACTCCTTTGTTGTTTATTCGTGATGTCAAGCCAATTAGGTCAGAAATCAAAAATACCAGAAATAAATCATGAGAATAGCAATCACGCCGATTAGAATATTCATCGGGATGCCGATTTTCAAAAAGTCGCTAAATTTGTATCCCCCAGGGCCATAAACCATTAAATTCGTCTGATAACCGATCGGGGTAGCGAAACTGGCTGATGCGCCAATGGCTACGGCAAGGGCAAAGGGCCGCGGGTCCAGCCCTGCTTGATCGGCTGCTGCGAACCCGATAGGGAAAACCAGCGCCGCTGCCGCATTATTGGTAATGATCTCAGTGTAAAAACTGGTCATGAAATAAACCCCAGCTAAGATGCCCAAAGGACCCAACGAGCCGATTAAAAGGATCAGTTTTTCTGCCAAAAACTTAGCAACCCCTGAATTCTCGAGCGCATGGGAGATGCCAAAGGCCGAAGCGATAATCAAAAGCACATTCAATTGCACGCTTTTTTGGGCATCGACTAATGAAATGCATTTAAACAAGATGAGAGCAACGGCTATTATAGCTGTGGTGATGACGATCGGGATAATTTCTAACGCCATCATTAAGATCATAACTACAAACAGTGAGGCTGAAAAATAAGCGTAACGCTTCGGTTTCGAGGGGATATTCTCTGCTTCAGAGACCAGATTGAACTCATTTGAATTGTACCATTTTTTAAGAAAATCATGACGTGCCAGGATCAGAAGTGTATCCCCGGGACGCAAGATGATATCACCGATTTTTTTACGAATCCGCTCCCCATTCCGGTGAATCGCGATGATCACCGCCTGATATCGGCTTCGGAAATTGCTCTCCCGAACATTGACGCCCTTCAGAGGGGAACTGGGAGAAATAACAACTTCAAAAGCTTTTAATTCATCGGAATCATAATTCTTAAGATCGAACTTTGTATCTTTGAGCAAAGATAGTCCTGGTGTCCTTTGCAGTTCGATGATGGTGGCTGGCAACCCGATGAAGAATAACCGATCGCCTAACTGAATCACTTCATCTGGTCCAACTGGGGCTAAGATCTGACCCTGCCGTTCGATTTGGAACAAGAATAGTCCTCTTAAGTGGCGGAGTCCAGCCTCCTCAATTGAACGGCCGATATGTTGAAAATTCGGTTCGACTTTTAGCTCAACTACATACTCGCGTGTGTTTTCCCCGAACTCTACGATAGGTTCCTTTCGATCTGGGAGAAGGCGGTGTCCTAATAATGCTAT encodes:
- the sat gene encoding sulfate adenylyltransferase: MNNLVPPHGGKLKPLLVSSEQKAEESHRARSLQQVRMSSRETSDLIMLGIGAFSPLDGFIRHDDYVSVVKSMQLANGILWPIPITLAVTKAQADAIKVNEEIALVDDESSELMGIMRVEEKYGYDKEFEASQVFRTTDAAHPGVAKIYAQPEVYLAGPVKVLSEGGYPERFGSYYARPAETRAIFAQLGWEKVAAFQTRNPIHRSHEYVTKIALEVSDGILIHPLVGKLKDDDIPADVRMKCYEVLLENYYPRERVICKVYPMEMRYAGPREAVLHAIFRQNFGCSHLIIGRDHAGVGKYYGPFDAQKIFQEIDDGKLAIKPLNIDWTFWCYKCEGMASMKTCPHTPGDRLLISGTKLREMLASGQRPAKEFSRPEVINILMEYYRSINGH
- the cysC gene encoding adenylyl-sulfate kinase; the protein is MTEQKATNITWHHSMVTREDREKLLKQKGVVIWFTGLSASGKSTIAHTVEEKLYDRGILTYVLDGDNIRHGLNKNLGFSPEDREENIRRIGEVGKLFADAGIITMTAFISPYRADRDKARKLHEPGRFIEVFVDAPLSVLEERDPKGLYKKARAGQIPEFTGISAPYEPPEHPELHLDTSKMTVEECANVVIQYLEEKEIIPS
- a CDS encoding SLC13 family permease; translation: MIDFSFWYTIAILMGMTILLVKELIEAELVIFSALLLLVLGKIITPKEAFTGFSNSGMLTVGFLFIVAEALKQTGTLNRIGNFLLGKNQQGITSKLLRFLFPVASISAFFNNTPIVAMLIPTIHSWAKKNDYAISKFLIPLSYATILGGMCTLIGTSTNLVVHGLMIDNNMEGMSFFELTKISLPAAIFGLLYIALLGHRLLPDRKEPIVEFGENTREYVVELKVEPNFQHIGRSIEEAGLRHLRGLFLFQIERQGQILAPVGPDEVIQLGDRLFFIGLPATIIELQRTPGLSLLKDTKFDLKNYDSDELKAFEVVISPSSPLKGVNVRESNFRSRYQAVIIAIHRNGERIRKKIGDIILRPGDTLLILARHDFLKKWYNSNEFNLVSEAENIPSKPKRYAYFSASLFVVMILMMALEIIPIVITTAIIAVALILFKCISLVDAQKSVQLNVLLIIASAFGISHALENSGVAKFLAEKLILLIGSLGPLGILAGVYFMTSFYTEIITNNAAAALVFPIGFAAADQAGLDPRPFALAVAIGASASFATPIGYQTNLMVYGPGGYKFSDFLKIGIPMNILIGVIAILMIYFWYF
- a CDS encoding helix-turn-helix domain-containing protein, producing the protein MILDHELLTVKQAQRLLNVDRCTINELISSGKLRTIRTGSQLKVEGKSVNELLSATDRFDRSFQHGEGPILLQKVSPQELAMISDWT